The following coding sequences lie in one Pseudomonas svalbardensis genomic window:
- the pth gene encoding aminoacyl-tRNA hydrolase has protein sequence MTAIKLIVGLGNPGAEYEQTRHNAGALFVERIANAQGVNLVADRKYFGLTGRYSHQGQDVRLLIPTTYMNRSGQAVAALAGFFRITPEEILVAHDELDLPPGVAKLKQGGGHGGHNGLRDIIAQLGNQNTFHRLRLGIGHPGVASMVSNFVLGRAPRAEQEKLDASIDFALGVLPDILAGEWNRAMKNLHSQKA, from the coding sequence GTGACTGCCATCAAACTGATCGTTGGCCTGGGAAATCCAGGCGCTGAATACGAACAGACCCGGCATAACGCAGGGGCCCTTTTTGTTGAGCGCATCGCGAACGCACAAGGCGTAAACCTTGTGGCGGATCGCAAATATTTCGGCCTGACCGGGCGCTATTCGCATCAGGGTCAGGATGTTCGTCTGCTGATTCCCACCACCTACATGAACCGCAGCGGCCAGGCCGTCGCGGCACTTGCCGGCTTCTTTCGCATTACGCCTGAAGAAATCCTGGTGGCGCATGACGAACTCGACCTGCCACCGGGCGTAGCCAAGCTCAAACAGGGCGGCGGCCATGGCGGTCACAACGGGTTGCGCGACATCATCGCGCAACTGGGCAATCAGAATACCTTTCACCGCTTGCGGCTTGGCATTGGCCACCCGGGCGTTGCCAGTATGGTTTCAAATTTCGTCCTGGGTCGTGCGCCACGCGCCGAACAGGAAAAACTCGATGCCAGCATCGACTTTGCCCTCGGCGTGCTGCCGGATATCCTCGCCGGTGAATGGAACCGCGCGATGAAAAACCTGCACAGCCAGAAGGCCTGA
- a CDS encoding MFS transporter, with amino-acid sequence MAISNVQTGAQPASATSQSSPLVMRIIGAVALAHLINDLIQSVLPSIYPMLKANYGLTFTQVGLITLTFQLTASLLQPWVGYYTDRHPKPWLLPAGTVCTLIGILMMSVVGSFPMILLAAGLIGIGSSTFHPEASRVARLASGGRFGLAQSTFQVGGNAGSAFGPLLAAAIIIPFGQGHVAWFGLFAVFALFVLYRISRWYANHLSLFKLKQGQAATHGLSKNRVISALVVLGLLVFSKYFYMASFTSYFTFYLIEKFDLSVASSQLHLFLFLGAVAAGTFFGGPIGDKIGRKAVIWFSILGVAPFTLILPHVDLFWTSILSVVIGFILASAFSAIVVYAQELVPGNVGMIAGVFFGLMFGFGGIGAALLGHLADVHGIEYVYFLCSFLPLFGVLAIFLPRTKKA; translated from the coding sequence ATGGCTATCAGCAATGTCCAGACCGGCGCGCAGCCGGCATCCGCGACTTCACAAAGCAGCCCTTTGGTCATGCGCATCATCGGCGCCGTGGCGCTGGCGCATTTGATCAACGACTTGATCCAGTCGGTGCTGCCGTCGATCTATCCGATGCTCAAGGCCAACTATGGCCTGACCTTCACCCAGGTTGGCCTGATCACTTTGACGTTCCAGCTGACGGCTTCGCTGTTGCAGCCATGGGTCGGTTACTACACCGATCGGCACCCCAAACCCTGGCTGCTACCGGCCGGGACGGTTTGCACATTGATCGGCATTTTAATGATGTCGGTGGTCGGCAGTTTCCCGATGATTTTGCTGGCGGCAGGGTTGATCGGTATCGGCTCCTCGACCTTTCACCCGGAAGCTTCTCGCGTGGCGCGATTAGCGTCTGGCGGGCGGTTTGGTTTGGCGCAGTCGACGTTTCAGGTCGGCGGCAATGCAGGCTCAGCCTTCGGTCCGTTGCTGGCTGCGGCGATCATCATTCCGTTCGGTCAGGGCCATGTGGCCTGGTTCGGATTGTTCGCGGTGTTTGCGCTGTTCGTGCTCTATCGGATCAGCCGCTGGTACGCCAACCACCTGAGCCTGTTCAAACTCAAGCAAGGCCAGGCGGCGACGCATGGCTTGTCGAAGAACCGCGTGATCAGTGCACTGGTGGTACTCGGGCTGCTGGTGTTCTCCAAGTATTTCTACATGGCCAGCTTCACCAGTTACTTCACCTTTTACCTGATCGAGAAATTCGACCTGTCGGTGGCCAGTTCACAGTTGCACCTGTTTCTGTTTCTCGGTGCGGTAGCGGCGGGGACCTTCTTCGGTGGGCCGATCGGCGACAAGATCGGGCGTAAGGCGGTGATCTGGTTCTCGATCCTTGGCGTCGCGCCGTTCACCCTGATCTTGCCTCATGTCGACCTGTTCTGGACCAGCATCCTTAGCGTCGTGATCGGCTTCATCCTGGCGTCAGCATTTTCGGCGATCGTGGTGTATGCGCAAGAACTGGTGCCGGGCAATGTCGGAATGATCGCCGGGGTGTTCTTCGGATTGATGTTCGGCTTTGGCGGGATTGGTGCGGCGTTGCTCGGGCATCTGGCGGATGTTCACGGTATCGAATACGTGTACTTCCTGTGTTCGTTCCTGCCGTTGTTTGGTGTGCTGGCGATCTTCCTGCCAAGAACCAAAAAGGCCTAA
- a CDS encoding methyl-accepting chemotaxis protein has product MQAFLSPGIGLLGRFGFARKFQLLFLLFILPLTGSLWMIGQDYRDKLNLISGERAGVRQLLALDALDNLLAAQRDRAARWRATETNRQPTPATIAAMAAFDTVQPAVAQATSDLGNALQTEGAEGETLARFQALQTTLNGLDSKSLSSVGWWPDGYDRFTNALSALQALREQIAMDNRLTLAPWLETYLLTQISTQHAPDLIERVGRLASVGQASVVSGQFTLQSRLQLRDLRSRIGDAREQLVKTASLLEARLPSALQAWAGQYHDSLKHLDAELKVLDDGVFGGSIKLKPEEFERSLDALLSDLASLRQQSLVSLDQRLDYYHGSAIRQFILVATIFGCLLLAALYLFICLQASIRRSASGITLLAEALRDGNLSLQVPVEGRDELAAISTALNVAVVQLRNSLLGVDHETLQLSNAVRTLNHHSSGALGEVEAQQLQISQIAAAATQLAATSQGVAQSCEQASGSAQHTQRIAADSSRDSQRTTASIQQLNQRLNDTAAALGRVSEQGQQIQLVVDTIRGVAEQTNLLALNAAIEAARAGEQGRGFAVVADEVRSLSQRTQSSTAQIAGTVDSLRSTVNEAVSLMEAACGQAQSDAQAVTGLGERLGEIACAVQSVTDTLAQIATAVDEQATTADEVSGNIQQVDQAAVRLLEGARAVNLAADTLSQGSKALSANTGRFQLS; this is encoded by the coding sequence ATGCAGGCTTTTTTATCACCGGGGATCGGGCTGCTGGGGCGTTTTGGCTTCGCACGCAAATTTCAGCTGTTATTTCTACTGTTTATCCTGCCGTTGACGGGCAGTCTGTGGATGATCGGTCAGGACTATCGCGACAAACTGAACCTGATCTCCGGCGAACGTGCCGGGGTTCGGCAACTGCTCGCCCTCGATGCTCTGGATAATCTGCTCGCCGCTCAGCGTGACCGCGCGGCTCGCTGGCGCGCCACGGAAACCAATCGTCAGCCGACACCCGCGACGATCGCGGCGATGGCTGCTTTCGATACCGTTCAGCCTGCCGTCGCCCAAGCCACCTCGGACCTCGGCAACGCACTGCAAACCGAAGGCGCCGAGGGCGAAACCCTGGCCCGTTTTCAAGCCCTGCAAACCACCCTCAACGGCCTCGACTCGAAAAGCCTGAGCAGCGTCGGTTGGTGGCCGGACGGTTACGATCGTTTCACCAATGCTTTGAGTGCTCTGCAAGCCTTGCGCGAGCAGATCGCCATGGACAATCGCCTGACGCTGGCGCCGTGGCTGGAAACCTATCTGCTGACGCAGATCTCCACGCAGCACGCGCCAGACCTGATTGAACGAGTCGGCCGTCTCGCCAGCGTCGGCCAGGCATCGGTGGTGTCCGGGCAGTTCACCCTGCAAAGCCGTCTACAATTGCGCGACTTGCGCAGCCGCATCGGCGATGCCCGGGAGCAGTTGGTCAAAACCGCAAGCCTGCTGGAAGCGCGGCTGCCCAGCGCGTTGCAAGCCTGGGCCGGGCAATACCATGACAGCCTCAAGCATCTGGACGCCGAGTTGAAAGTCCTCGATGACGGTGTGTTCGGCGGCAGCATCAAGCTCAAGCCGGAAGAGTTCGAACGCAGCCTCGACGCCCTGCTCTCTGACCTCGCTTCGCTGCGTCAGCAGTCGTTGGTGTCGCTGGATCAGCGCCTGGACTATTACCACGGTTCTGCCATCCGCCAGTTCATCCTGGTAGCGACCATTTTTGGCTGCCTGCTGCTGGCCGCGCTGTACCTGTTTATCTGCTTGCAGGCCTCGATCCGTCGTAGCGCCAGCGGCATTACCCTGCTGGCCGAAGCCTTGCGCGACGGCAATCTGAGCCTGCAAGTACCGGTGGAAGGCCGCGACGAACTGGCCGCCATCAGCACCGCCCTTAACGTCGCGGTGGTGCAACTGCGCAACAGCTTGCTGGGGGTCGATCATGAAACCTTGCAGCTGAGCAACGCGGTGCGCACCCTCAACCATCACTCCAGCGGCGCCCTTGGGGAAGTCGAAGCACAGCAGTTGCAGATCAGCCAGATCGCGGCGGCGGCCACGCAATTGGCCGCCACCTCTCAAGGGGTCGCCCAGAGTTGCGAGCAGGCCTCCGGCAGCGCTCAGCACACCCAGCGCATCGCCGCCGACAGCAGCCGTGACAGCCAGCGCACGACGGCGAGCATTCAGCAACTCAATCAGCGTTTGAACGACACCGCTGCGGCACTGGGCCGGGTCAGTGAACAAGGGCAGCAGATTCAGTTGGTGGTGGACACCATTCGCGGAGTTGCCGAGCAGACGAATCTATTGGCACTTAACGCCGCCATCGAGGCCGCTCGCGCGGGTGAGCAAGGTCGTGGCTTTGCGGTGGTGGCCGATGAAGTGCGCAGCCTGTCGCAACGCACCCAATCCTCCACCGCGCAGATTGCCGGCACTGTCGACAGCCTGCGTAGCACCGTGAACGAAGCGGTGAGCCTGATGGAAGCCGCTTGCGGCCAGGCTCAGTCCGACGCCCAAGCCGTCACTGGCCTCGGCGAACGCCTGGGGGAAATTGCCTGTGCCGTGCAAAGCGTCACTGACACCCTGGCGCAGATCGCCACAGCGGTCGACGAGCAAGCGACCACCGCCGACGAGGTCAGCGGCAACATCCAGCAAGTCGATCAGGCGGCGGTACGCTTGCTCGAAGGCGCGCGGGCGGTGAACCTGGCAGCGGACACCTTGAGCCAGGGCAGCAAGGCCTTGAGCGCCAATACCGGGAGATTTCAGCTCAGTTGA
- the ychF gene encoding redox-regulated ATPase YchF, protein MGFNCGIVGLPNVGKSTLFNALTKSGIAAENFPFCTIEPNTGIVPMPDSRLEALAAIVNPKRILPTTMEFVDIAGLVAGASKGEGLGNKFLANIRETDAIAHVVRCFEDENVIHVSNSVDPKRDIEIIDLELIFADLDSCEKQLQKVARNAKGGDKDAVVQKGLLEQLIAHFTLGKPARTLMKTMGADDKAVIRGFHLLTTKPVMYIANVAEDGFENNPLLDIVKAIAEEEGAMVVPVCNKIEAEIAELDDGEEKDMFLEALGLEEPGLNRVIRAGYEMLHLQTYFTAGVEEVRAWTVRVGATAPQAAGVIHTDFEKGFIRAEVIAYDDFIQYKGEAGTKEAGKWRLEGKDYIVKDGDVMHFRFNV, encoded by the coding sequence ATGGGATTCAATTGCGGCATCGTCGGCCTGCCTAACGTCGGCAAGTCCACCCTGTTCAACGCCCTGACCAAATCCGGGATCGCGGCCGAGAACTTCCCCTTCTGCACCATCGAACCGAACACCGGTATCGTGCCGATGCCGGATTCGCGTCTGGAAGCCCTGGCGGCCATCGTCAATCCAAAACGCATCTTGCCGACCACCATGGAATTCGTCGACATCGCAGGCCTGGTAGCCGGCGCCTCGAAAGGTGAAGGTCTGGGCAACAAGTTCCTCGCCAACATCCGTGAAACCGATGCCATCGCGCACGTGGTCCGCTGCTTCGAAGATGAGAACGTGATTCACGTTTCCAACAGCGTCGACCCGAAACGCGACATCGAAATCATCGACCTGGAACTGATCTTCGCCGATCTCGACAGCTGCGAGAAGCAACTGCAGAAAGTCGCTCGCAACGCCAAGGGCGGTGACAAGGACGCAGTAGTCCAGAAAGGCCTGCTGGAGCAATTGATCGCTCACTTCACCCTCGGCAAGCCTGCGCGTACGCTGATGAAGACCATGGGCGCCGACGACAAAGCGGTGATTCGTGGTTTCCACCTGCTGACCACCAAGCCGGTCATGTACATCGCCAACGTCGCTGAAGACGGTTTCGAGAACAACCCGCTGCTGGACATCGTTAAAGCCATTGCCGAAGAAGAAGGCGCCATGGTGGTTCCGGTCTGCAACAAGATCGAAGCCGAAATCGCCGAGCTGGACGACGGCGAAGAGAAAGACATGTTCCTCGAAGCTCTGGGCCTCGAAGAACCTGGCCTGAACCGTGTAATTCGCGCCGGCTACGAAATGCTGCACCTGCAGACCTACTTCACCGCCGGTGTCGAAGAAGTCCGCGCCTGGACCGTCCGCGTGGGTGCCACCGCACCACAAGCCGCTGGCGTGATCCATACCGACTTCGAAAAAGGCTTCATCCGCGCCGAAGTCATCGCCTATGACGACTTCATCCAGTACAAGGGCGAAGCCGGCACCAAAGAAGCCGGTAAATGGCGCCTGGAAGGCAAGGACTACATCGTTAAAGACGGCGACGTGATGCACTTCCGTTTCAACGTCTAA
- a CDS encoding ribose-phosphate pyrophosphokinase: protein MSKMMVFTGNANPDLARRVVRQLHIPLGDISVGKFSDGEITAEINENVRGKDVFIIQPTCAPTNDNLMELVVMADAFRRSSATRITAVIPYFGYARQDRRPRSARVAISAKVVADMLTVVGIDRVLTVDLHADQIQGFFDIPVDNIYGSPVLVDDIEDQRFENLMIVSPDIGGVVRARAVAKSLGVDLGIIDKRREKANHSEVMHIIGDVEGRTCILVDDMVDTAGTLCHAAKALKEHGAAKVFAYCTHPVLSGRAIENIENSMLDELVVTNTIPLSAAAQACSRIRQLDIAPVVAEAVRRISNEESISAMFR, encoded by the coding sequence GTGTCCAAGATGATGGTCTTTACGGGGAACGCTAACCCCGATCTGGCTCGGCGTGTTGTACGTCAGCTGCATATCCCTCTCGGTGACATCTCTGTCGGAAAGTTCTCCGACGGCGAAATTACTGCCGAGATCAATGAAAACGTCCGCGGTAAAGATGTCTTCATTATTCAGCCGACTTGCGCTCCGACCAACGATAACCTGATGGAACTGGTAGTGATGGCTGATGCCTTCCGCCGCTCCTCGGCTACTCGTATCACTGCTGTTATTCCTTACTTTGGTTATGCCCGTCAGGATCGCCGTCCGCGTTCCGCACGTGTGGCTATCAGCGCGAAAGTCGTTGCTGACATGCTTACCGTAGTCGGCATTGACCGTGTTCTCACGGTTGATCTGCATGCTGACCAAATCCAGGGTTTCTTCGATATTCCGGTAGATAACATCTACGGCTCCCCGGTATTGGTGGATGACATTGAAGATCAGCGCTTCGAAAACCTGATGATCGTGTCCCCGGACATTGGCGGCGTCGTGCGTGCACGTGCTGTTGCCAAATCCCTGGGCGTGGATCTCGGGATCATCGACAAACGCCGTGAGAAAGCCAATCACTCTGAAGTGATGCATATCATCGGTGATGTCGAAGGGCGTACCTGTATTCTGGTCGATGACATGGTCGATACCGCCGGCACTCTGTGCCACGCGGCCAAGGCCCTGAAAGAGCATGGCGCTGCCAAGGTTTTCGCCTACTGCACACACCCTGTGCTGTCCGGTCGGGCGATCGAAAACATCGAAAATTCAATGCTGGACGAACTGGTGGTGACTAACACCATCCCGTTGTCCGCTGCTGCTCAAGCCTGCTCGCGTATCCGTCAACTGGATATCGCGCCGGTAGTTGCCGAAGCGGTTCGCCGCATCAGCAACGAAGAATCGATCAGCGCGATGTTCCGTTAA
- a CDS encoding 50S ribosomal protein L25/general stress protein Ctc has translation MNDFTLNAEVRSDLGKGASRRLRRLASLVPAVVYGGEKAPESISMLAKEVAKLLENEAAYSHIIELNVGGTKQNVIIKALQRHPAKGHVMHADFVRVVAGQKLTAIVPVHFVGEEAPIKKGGEISHVVSDIEVTCLPKDLPEFIEVDLANAEIGSIIHLSDLKAPKGVEFVALAHGDDKAVANVHAPRVAPEATTEEGAAE, from the coding sequence ATGAACGATTTTACTCTGAATGCTGAAGTGCGTTCCGACCTGGGGAAAGGTGCGAGCCGCCGCCTGCGTCGTCTCGCAAGCCTGGTACCTGCTGTAGTTTACGGTGGCGAAAAAGCCCCTGAATCCATCAGCATGCTGGCTAAAGAAGTTGCCAAACTGCTCGAAAACGAAGCGGCTTACAGCCACATCATCGAGCTGAACGTTGGCGGCACCAAGCAAAACGTAATCATCAAAGCTCTGCAGCGTCACCCGGCCAAAGGCCACGTGATGCACGCTGACTTCGTACGCGTTGTAGCTGGCCAGAAACTGACCGCTATCGTGCCTGTACACTTTGTTGGTGAAGAAGCTCCGATCAAGAAAGGCGGCGAAATTTCGCACGTTGTTTCGGACATCGAAGTGACCTGCCTGCCGAAAGACCTGCCTGAATTCATCGAAGTCGACCTGGCTAACGCCGAAATCGGTTCGATCATTCACCTGTCTGACCTCAAAGCCCCTAAAGGCGTTGAGTTTGTTGCTCTGGCACACGGTGATGACAAGGCTGTTGCCAACGTCCACGCTCCACGTGTTGCTCCAGAAGCTACTACTGAAGAAGGCGCAGCAGAGTAA